A single Drosophila miranda strain MSH22 chromosome XR, D.miranda_PacBio2.1, whole genome shotgun sequence DNA region contains:
- the LOC108152929 gene encoding uncharacterized protein LOC108152929 — MAKSTLYAAGVTCLGFVCFALASVAIGIPIWGYYDSPSGGYDFDRGYFGPFKVCKQLTYNREKCGNDVSKFRLSNAVFVSGLLAIGSSALLGIFCILSVIQHAMISSREKVVMPYTTLVIVKLIFSLLGGVLAIIATILFALQIDEQERFGFKISRGISFYIQIVAIVLSIALFVAALYDVIYSRSPGGDPTMGLDAVSPASATTFNNPGFKEPRSRNGVSVTDASGKPYSGIRNGAGTAGSVASMSTTVTSVSNGSTLDSVTRSPLRSSLKKPRPRPDPTLGIQNPGYSGSGSSPPMRRNGSVKKVRIQTHSTEV, encoded by the exons ATGGCTAAGTCGACACTCTATGCTGCTGGTGTGACCTGTCTGGGCTTCGTTTGCTTCGCCTTGGCATCTGTGGCCATTGGGATACCCATCTGGGGTTACTACGATAGTCCATCGG GTGGCTATGACTTTGATCGGGGATACTTTGGACCGTTTAAGGTCTGCAAGCAATTGACTTACAATCGCGAGAAGTGCGGCAACGATGTCTCCAAGTTTCGGCTAAGCA ATGCCGTCTTTGTCAGCGGCCTGCTGGCCATCGGGAGCTCAGCCCTGCTGGGCATCTTCTGCATTCTGTCGGTCATTCAGCACGCGATGATCTCGTCCAGGGAGAAGGTGGTGATGCCCTACACAACGCTGGTGATAGTGAAGCTGATATTTTCGCTGCTGGGAG GTGTACTGGCCATCATAGCCACTATTCTGTTTGCCCTGCAAATTGATGAACAGGAGCGTTTCGGTTTCAAGATATCGCGTGGCATATCCTTCTACATACAG ATCGTTGCCATCGTGCTGTCCATTGCCCTGTTCGTGGCCGCCCTGTACGATGTGATCTACTCGCGCAGCCCCGGCGGCGACCCCACCATGGGCCTGGATGCCGTCTCGCCGGCCAGCGCCACCACCTTCAACAATCCGGGCTTCAAGGAGCCGCGCAGCCGCAACGGGGTCTCGGTGACGGATGCCTCGGGCAAGCCGTACAGCGGCATCAGGAACGGGGCCGGAACTGCGGGCAGTGTGGCCTCCATGAGCACCACGGTGACGAGCGTCTCGAACGGCTCCACCCTCGACTCGGTCACGCGATCGCCGCTGCGGTCGAGCCTCAAGAAGCCCCGACCGCGTCCCGATCCCACGCTGGGCATACAGAATCCGGGATATTCGGGCTCTGGCAGCTCGCCGCCCATGCGGCGTAACGGCAGCGTGAAGAAGGTCCGCATTCAGACGCACAGCACCGAGGTGTAG